The genomic DNA AGCGGCACTTCGGAGATTTATCCCAAAGCTGGCAGAGAAATGCTTACCGTTCTTTGAGCTGTTAAAAGGAGCCCAGAACAAAAAGCTAATCGAATGGACCCAGGACTGTCAAACAACGTTTGAGGAAGTAAAGCGGCATCTGATGAACCCGCCTATTTTATCAAAAGCAAAGCCCGGGGAGCCCCTTTACCTATACATCGCAGCCGGGGAGAGAGCAGTATCCTCTGCACTCATCAGGGAGGAAAATGGCACACAGACCCCGGTATATTATGCGAGCCAAGTCCTGAAAGACGCTGAAACCCGGTACCCCAACCTGGAAAAATTCACACTGGCCCTCGTGCACTCGAGCAGAAAGCTAAGACAATACTTCCAAGGCAGGGAAATCAGAGTAATCACCAATCAACCACTTCGCAAAATCATCCACAAACCGGACGCCTCCGGAAGATTAGTCAATTGGGCAATTGAATTGAGCCAATTCAACATCAAATTCATCCCGAGGACaaccataaaagcccaggcgttgGCCGAGTTTGTCATGGAATGCACTTTCCCAGAAACCCCCGAAACGCCGGAAACCAGTTCCAAAGATAAAAAAGAGTCTAACAACCGGGATCTTTGGACGCTATATGTCGATGGCTCGGCCACAGCCGAAAGGTGCGGAGCTGGTCTGATCCTCTCCAGCCCGGATGGATTCGTAATTCAGCAGGCCATCACCTTCGCCTTCaaagcaacaaacaaccaggctGAATATGAAGCCCTACTCTCCGGGCTTAGGCTAGCCAAATCCCTTGGAGTAAAGAGGTTAACAACCTACAGCGATTCTCAGATCGTGGTAAGACAAACCAAGGGTGAATATGTCGCAAAAGATCCTAAATTGGCCCGATATCAGGAAATGGTTAGAGCAATCCTGGAAACCATCCCGGACTCGACCATCTTGCAGATAAACAGAGAGGAAAATGCGAAAGCAGACGAGCTGTCCAAGCTCGTCCAGAATACTTCAGATCTAAGCAGTTCGGTTTACTTCGAGGAACTCAGAGCCCCCAGCACCGATAGACAAGAAGTATTTTGTGTTAGCAGCCCGGAGAATTGGATGACGCCCTACATAGCCTACCTCGAGGACGGTACCCTGCCGGAAGATCAGAACAAAGCCCGGTACCTCAAGTATAAGGCTGCACGCTTCTTTCTGGAAAACAATCAGTTATACCGGAGAACTTTCTCTGCACCAACTCTAAAGTGCGTTGATCCGGAGGAAGCGCATTACTGCCTCCGGGAAGTTCATGAAGGGATCTGCGGGGATCACCTAGCGGCTAAAGCTCTAGCCtacaaagtcatcagacaaggcTATTACTGGCCAACAATCCACGCTGATTCATGCGCCTATGTCAAAAAATGCAGTAAGTGCCAGAAGTTCAGCAACGTACCAAAGCAGGGGTCAAGCCTCCCGGGATCCGTTCTCTCACCAATCCCATTCGCTGTCTGGGGAATTGACATCATGGGTCCTTTCCCTCGAGCGAAAGGAGATCTCCGTTATGTCCTAGTAGCAATAGATTATATGACTAAGTGGGCGGAGGCCAAGGCTATGAGAACCATTAACCAACAAGATTGCATCAAGTTTGTAGACACGATTGtaatgaggttcgggatcccgatGGTCTTAATCTCGGACAATGGCCCGCAGTTCGTGGGTTCAGATTTTGAAACCTATCTAAAAGAACTCGGGATCAGACACAAAAAAGCATCTGTTGCCCATCCACAAGGGAATGGACAAGTCGAGGTCACAAACAGAATTATACTCCGAGGCCTGGAAAAGAGATTGGAAGACTCTAAAAAGAACTGGCCGGAAGAACTCCCGAAGGTTCTATGGTCATACAGAACTACCCCCCGGACGGGAACCGGGGAGACTCCGTTCAAGCTTGCCTACGGTACTGAAGCCCGGTTACCGATAGAGGCCGGATCCCCTTCTCACAGAGTGACCAACTTTGACGAGGTCTCCAACATAGAAGGCCTCAGGACCAACCTCGAACTCCTGGACGAGGTAAGAGATCGGGCCGTAGAAAAAATGGAAAGCTACAAGGAAAAAACAAAGCTTTACTTTGCGAAGAAAGCCAGAATACGGGAATATATGGCAGGAGATCTAGTACTCCGGGACACTGAAGCCTCGGACCCAACTAACCAGGGAAAGCTACAGCCAAACTGGGAAGGCCCCTATATAGTCAAAGAAGTGATCCGTCCAGGAACTTACAAGCTAAGCTACCTCAGTGGAACCGAGGTCCCCAACACCTGGCATGGAACCCgcctaaggaaattctaccaatAAGGAAAAGGTGCACACCCGGGAAACACATCTACATTTATATTATGACATTTTGATGTAAGCACTGTCCTCATCCACCCCAGAATGTAATTTTTGCTTTCAATATGAATGAAAAACTCTGCTTTAAGCGTTCCATAGCTTGAATCAATTTCATTACGTTGCTCCGCTATTTGCCATCAAATTTAAATAagcacagcccatgtgtactttaAAAATTTCTATCAAATGGAGATTTACCCCTGCCCGGGGTCCTATAAAAGCTCAACCCATGAGTACTTATAAAAATTCTCAAAGTTAAATGTTGTTACCCCAACCCGGGGTCTGCAAAagcacagcccatgtgtactttaAAAATTTTCTATCAAATGGAGATTCACCCCTGCCCGGGGACCTATAAAAACCCAACCCAGGAGTTAAACGTAATTACCCCTGCCCGGGGTCCTATAAAAGCTCAACCCATGAGTACTTATAAAAATTCTCAAAGTTAAATGTTGTTACCCCAACCCGGGGTCTGCAAAagcacagcccatgtgtactttaAAAATTTTCTATCAAATGGAGATTCACCCCTGCCCGGGGACCTATAAAAACCCAACCCAGGAGTTAAACGTAATTACCCCTGCCCGGGGTCCTATAAAAGCTCAACCCATGAGTACTTATAAAAATTCTCAAAGTTAAATGTTGTTACCCCAACCCGGGGTCTGCAAAagcacagcccatgtgtactttaAAAATTTTCTATCAAATGGAGATTCACCCCTGCCCGGGGACCTATAAAAACCCAACCCAGGAGTTAAACGTAATTACCCCTGCTCGGGGTCCTATAAAAGCTCAGCCACATGAGTATTCATAAAACGTTAGTAAAGTTAAAAttttaccccatcccggggtccactaaaacacagcccatgtgtccAAGTCTGAAGCTCTAAAACATGCGAATCAATATGAAGGAAACAGAGCATAATAACATTAAACTACCCCGGGAAAACACACCCCGGGGGGCAAACCAAGATTCAAATTACAATCGTCTAAAAAGCAAAAAGGCTTAGTTCGGAATAACTTAAGCTAAAAATAAGGAAATAAAATTACATGCCAAGACATGGCAGAATCTTTAAGCTTCAGCGGCAGAGTCGGCGGGAGGCGAAGGAGGCTGCTCCGGATTGCCCTCTGGTATGGGAGGCTGTTCAGCAAGTGGCGACCCGTAGAAGGAGGGAACATTGCTGGACGTCCCAACACCGGAATCCATTGCCCGAATAGCTTCTTTTTCCTGCTCCAACCGGGTCTCCTCTTCTATATACTTCTCCAAGAAGACGTCTATTGTACCATGAGGCTCTTCGCCAAGATACTTCGAAGCAACATTCCAGCAGATCTGGATCTTCTCCAGCGCTTTGTCATTCAGCTCTTCGAAGTACGCGGGAGTACCCCGGAACCCTGCCAGAACCTTCTCGGGAGTGGGCCGGGCGGCAAGATCGTCCTTCAACTTCTGATTTTCAGCCCTCATCTCCCGAACAGAAGCCTCAGCCCGGTCCTGCCTCTCCCGGATCTCGTCCAAAATCTTCTTATGAGCAGCAGCCTCCCTTGCACTCGCCTCCTTCAACTCCCGAATCTCCCGGGACAGCCGCTCGGATTCAGTCTGGTAGACCTCGGCAGCATCAGCCTTCGCCTGAAGGCTCCGGGTTATGCAAACCAGTCCAGCAACCCGGGAGTTAGCCTGAACATTAAAAGTCATGATTAGGCAACACAAAAACAAGAGTACAAGAAGAGAACAAGAAAAATGCTTACAGCAGTGATGTCCTCCTGAAGCCCGACCAGGAAGTCATCAAGGGGCTCCTTCCTGTATTTCTTCCTCTCCGCCGTACTGGCATAATTCTCGAACAACTCCCTCCGGCGAACATCCGGGGTAAAACTAGCAAGCAAGGCCTTCAGAGTCTCCGGAGTGTCCGGAGCCAGATCAATAGCAGCTTTCTTCGAAACCGGGCCCTCAGAAACATCGCCACTTTTATCCCCGGAACTCGCAGGGACACCTTTCCTCTTTCGAGGCATTGGAACTCTTATCACATCCCCCTGCTGCACGTCTTCGGACCGGGGCTCATCGATCACGATTGTCGTCCTCCCCGGGCGAGACGGCGCCGCCTTCCGGGCCGCATCATCACCCTCTCCAACCTTCTTCTTCCCAACATCCACGCTAGTCATTCCCCCAATCCTTCGCAGCTTGGCCGACAGATCTTTAAGTTGGGCAGACATGTTGGGGGGATAGGGAATCAACTTCGGAATGCCTGAAAAGGAGAACAGCAAGAAATCAGTCCCGGATACAAGCAATCAATAAACAGATACAGTATCAAAATAAAGCAAAGGCAATAGACTTACATCCGGCAGCATGCATGTTCTCATTGCTAGTAAAATAGTCCCGGGTCCACTGCGTCCCAAGTGCCCCACAGAAGGCATAAACCATCGCGAGAGCTGCTTGCCCGAGCCGCTGGACCGGAAACCTATCTGTTTTAATCTCAAGTTTATGGAGTGGCATGAACTCCAGATCCCCACCCCGGACAAAAATGAACTCCCGGTGCCATCCCTTAAGCGACGTCAACATACTAACCGGGAGCACCATCTTATCAGAGGGATACCCACAATCCTCTATCCTAAACATGAACTCGTAAATCGGCCGAGCGGTGGATctcttaattttaaaaatatgatgAAAAAGTTTGAAGGTGGGGAGGTAACTTTTGGCATGACAGCAAGCTAAAAACCAACTGATCCATTTCACCGAGTTCGGGGCCAGCTGAGTGAAAGGGATACCATAAACATCCCGACATAAGGATTTGGTGAACTGATGTAGTCCAAGGCGCATGCCCCGGAGATGCTCAAGTGGAATTCCAACCCATCCCCCCTCCGGTCGGTGGTATACCCTTTCATGCTCCTCAGGCCATCTCCACTGGTAGGCGTCATCAAGGTTAAAGGCAAGCCTAAGGGCACCATCTACCTCGGCGTCTGTGTATTTCTCCTGAACCTCTCTATGAACCGCCCCACACTCATACCTAGTACCCGGGGCGGTAAAGAACTTCCTATCCATCTCATCCTCATTATAAGGCTCCCGGCCTCCCAAACCATCCGGGCCCCCATATGCCTCGGATAAATCTCTGTAATAAAAGCTCAGGGGTTTGGGGTTCACTCGGCACTGGACAAAATATTCATCTACATCCTCCCACGACCCATCCGGATTCGATAAAGTACCCCCGGGACCTAATACTAGGGTCTGAGCCAAAACTCGTTGAGGCGGGTCAACCCGGGGAGGCATTTCTACTGAACTACAGCTGGAAGAGGAAGAGGGGTAGAAAGAGTTAAGTTCACCTAACCCGACAGGACGCTCGGAATACCGATTCCTAAGAGTAGCAATACGCTTAAAACGACTACCTGGCATATACTACACGTGCCTATCAAAACGCACCCCGGAGTCAATGCCAAACCCGAACCAAacaacaaaacaaaaaaaaaaaaaaaaaacagaaCAAGTTTAGAAACAAATCATGAACGTATCTTACCCCAAAAACAAGATCTGCagcatatacatacatatacaacAAAAAGCAGATATCAAGAACACACCCCGGGCTCTACAACTATTTACACTACAAAAACCCACTTATTCGCATACAAAACTACAAAAATCCATGCTATTCACACAAATGAGACACAAAGCCATTGGAAAAGCTACGCAAAAACTACATTACAAAGATTCGAGGCTAAAACATCAAGGCGGTCATGAAATACGAGCAAAAAATACAAAGTGGCGAAGCAAAAACTCGCGCAAAATAACTACATGCATCACAAAAACATAAGGAAAAAGTGAAAAAGGAAGCAAAATAATCGAGATACTTACAAATGGGCAGGAGAAAGAAATGTGGCTTCAACAAGAAATGCCCCGAAAAATCTCTGAAAAATCTCTCTTGGCTCTCTCTGTGGAAGTGTTTGCGTAAAATAAAAATGGAGAGAAGAGGCAAGTATTTATAGAGGGTAGAGAGAAGAGATGAACGGCTTTGTGATTAAGGGAACCGTCGGGGCCACGTGGCAGAACCCAATTAGCCCCAAAAAGTAACTGCACAGCAGTTATTACATGAACCGTCACGTAATCATTACGTGGGCGCGTCTTTTTAGGCAAAAAAAAGGGGGGAAGCAAAAAACTGTACACTCAAAAGATACGCATAACAAGTGTATATCTCTGACCCCGGCTGGAATCCCAACAGCCGCCTGGCATCTCGGGTTTGCAGCGACAGCTTTTCAGAGTCCAGTTAAATCAAATGTCAGGAGTGTACTTGCCCACCAAACCGTGCCCAAAATTCGAACTTAaaatgactaaccaagtcaaccccggagtctcatccccaCGTGACCCCGGGCTTAGGGGGGAATAAAgcaaacccccaaaattttccaaagtaTTTCAAGGAACCCCACCTTGAACTAGAatcaaatgactaaccaagtcaaccccggagtctcatccccaCGTGACCCCGGGCTTAGGGGGGAATAAAgcaaacccccaaaattttccaaagtaTTTCAAGGAACCCCACCTTGAACTAGAatcaaatgactaaccaagtcaaccccggagtctcatccccaCGTGACCCCGGGCTTAGGGGGGAATAAAgcaaacccccaaaattttccaaagtaTTTCAAGGAACCCCACCTTGAACTAGAatcaaatgactaaccaagtcaaccccggagtctcatccccaCGTGACCCCGGGCTTAGGGGGGAATAAAgcaaacccccaaaattttccaaagtaTTTCAAGGAACCCCACCTTGAACTAGAATCAAATGACTAACCAAGCTAACCCCGAAGTCTCATCcccatttgaccccggggttTGGGGGGCAGCAAATCAAACAACCCCCACAATTTTGCAAAGGCGCCGCGGCACAAGGGCAATTACTCTACTCCCCCATCCGGAtaaacccgcataagggagtggggggcaaatgatagccCATAATAAGTCAGGCCCAATTGGAGAGGCCCAGGGCCCAATCATAAGACCCCAGGACACGTGGCGGCATCACCACCGTCCACGTTCCCGGGATCCAGAACGTTCCTACGGTCCAGATCCGATAGTACTCTGACGGATTCAGCGTTGACCTTGGGGAGcccaggacacgtggcaacatcaccaccTTCCAGGCACCCGGAATCCAGAACGTTCTTACGGTCCAgatctgatagtactctgacgcatcccaggcgtccagatgccctacagtccaaaaggccaacctacggtccagatgaaaaggaacaaacccctaaaccctagtaggaggcctataaaaggtAGAACAGAAGGAAGGTTAAAAAAGCTTTTATACTCTCTCTCTTACACATATTTTTACCTGCACACACGTACTCCTCACAAACATATCTGTATAATTCCAACTTTGCCCTTCTTCTCCTCCAAACCCTTTCTCATcctcacgccggaggtgccgcggggacgctacccccctccggttctgttttgtaggttcccaccctacagctaCACCGCACACGGCCATCGCCACAGCCTAATAGGAGTTCGAGGTCGGGCCTTACAAGGAGAAGGTCCCGGGGTGATCTGGGATTATCAATTACATtattcaaaattaaaaataataatatcacattattatttatataaaactGAAATTCATAATTCATGCAAAATACTgatctaaatataatatataaaatattgttaaaatatgtagttaaaaaattGAAGTTAAGTGTAATTCTAAAATTTCACGGTATAGTTCCAGTTTTACATACACCTAATTACTTATATAAATATGACATATTAACAAActaatacgattattttaaagtaaaccgACGCTTGAATGTTGagcaacaaataaaaattgaagggaaataaaatttacagagagTAGAAGTTAATTTCTGTCAtttgagattttattacataaaattttaaaaatggtTGTATAACTTTCTAGTGAGTACCAAGATTTTGGACGCTTATTAGTATCAATAGTTGATAACCCGTGCGAAACACGGGTCCGAGactaaaaatatcgaattaatatttgtagaaAATTATTCATAATCCATGCGAAacatgaattaaaattaatatattaatatcatatattaaattgttacttgcaaaaaatagttatgcggttaaaaaaaatcaaatcagttatgaaatttttCACTATAATTCTAGTTTTGCATTATTTTACTTGATATAGAAATCTAACATGTTAGTTTTACTTTTGTGAAACGAATTATATctctatcttatgaaccaaatatctgttctttagataatttaatattaattaatataatttgataattatcttataattagcctttccaatatagtttatttaatattacttgattatcgataaaaattaatttataaaataaaagtaaatatatgttattaaaattaatttaatattacttaatataatctaaatacagcccataaatatgttactgttaaaatttgttttttaatttaaagtaaaTAAACGTTGTGATAGACAGTAACAAATACgatcgttaaatcaataatttttagtttaaaagttaataaatgttTATAAAGTCATTTGCTGTTAcctaattatttttaaaatattgctatagaaaataaaatttacagagaatagaagtcaatttttgttaatagtttactttgtagttagtactttttcaaaataaaagtatatatatgttattttacttaatttaacgtaacttaataaatttttaatataattataaataaataaggtTTATCCATTTTGTTATTgttaaaatatgttttttaatttaaagtaaataaacgttgtgatggacagtaacaaatacgatcgttaaatcaataatttttattttaaaagttaataaatgttactaaagtcatttgttgttacttaattatttttaaaataatgctATAGAAAATAATGATATtagaagtcaattcgtgttaatagtttactttgtagttagtagtttttttaaaattaaaaataaatataaattattttacttaatttaatgtaacttaataaatttttaatataatttataaattgtTGAGCAAGTTAAGAAATGATGTCTAGTAGCACAAACCAGATCGCTGAGCATACCTGATCACATAACTTAAATTTTTTCTGTTCGTTAACTAGTTCCACAGAGAACTAATTTTCGCATAGAACAAAAGGCAATTTTGAAGTTTACATGACTATTTAGattgaatatatgtatatgaGTGGCCAGCATGATATAAACATGAACAATATCATAAGAAGTCAATGGCAATGCACTAGTGACTAGCCTAACAAAGTCCTGAGTTTAATTTGCATAACCATTAAATCTATTTTGAATATGTCCTTCTGGTATAAATTATTGAGTTGATAATGCTGGTTTTCATGGTCTTGTCTTTTTCTCCGCCCTTTCTTTCTCTCATTTTTCCTTAAAATTAAATTAAACGTCAAAAATGTTAGTACATCCCACCTTGCATAAGGGAACAGATTGTTGGTGGAGATACATTCTGAATCTGGTCTAAAATATGCCAGTATCTACTCCAATACTCCTAACTTCCAACCAATTTTCCTATCAATGTAGCACGTACCCACACGTAGCATCGCGATGTCTTAATCTTAGAGCTTCTCCATAATGCAGTATGATCAGTTCCCTCTTTCTCCATTCTTCTTAGATATAAATGCATCTTCTGGAGCCACCTCACTTGCACCGATATTCTTTACTTTATCCTGCAATGCAAGAAGATCTGCAGTAAACAATTCACCATTATCACTTGTCACGACAGTTTGATTGCAGTAGTCTCTTCTTGTTGTAGATAATCAGCTTCGACGTTTAATTACCACCCTATGAACTAGTTGTGTTTGATTAATTAAGACTTCATGTTGAACATTTTGCAAGACTTTGTTAACTAATTAAGAGACAGACCCCTTCTGCTGCATCAATATCTTTATTCTGTTGTAGGGAAATATTGCCTAATTGATGGAAAACGTTATTGTCATACGATCAGCTAACTCGAAAGAATTCAGAGATGCAATGAACTTGGTTTGAGAAGAGTGGAGCAGGAGTGCAAtgattataatttataatatacctTCTATATTTATCTTATAATTAATTCTGTTAGCACATTTTAAATTTACATATTACTGCTGTATATTAAGATCATCTCCAACCATGAAGAGCCATTAGCTAAAAAGTGAGTTGACgcaccaaaaataaaaaaatatagtCAATCTCTTTAAAAAATCACACTCCAATCATACCCACCCCTTTTCTATAATTATAGTCAACCTCTTATAGATGACTATATTTGTTGATAGATGACTATATTTGTCAATCCACTACAGGCCTGTAAGAAATCCGTAGAAAAATTACACATCAGTAAGAAATCCGTAGAAAGTTACACATCAGTTATTATCATATTAAAGTgatatattctatttataacaatCTAAAATATTAATAACATACTATTTTTAAATTATAACCAACCAATATAATCAATACTATCGAAACAAAATGTCTTCCAGGTTCAGCAAATTTTACATAATATCTTACCGTTTTAATTTAGACAACAATTATAGCCAACcccattggagatgctcttaaCAAGCAAATATATGTTAATTATCACTCAAATTAACACTTTTTCCTGTATATATTGATCATTTTATAATCAATTTCACTTTATTAGTAACAAATTTTAATGTTAAAACATTGTTGCATATTTTTTGAAGTGGAAAACAATCACTATAACTGTTTTCTTACTAAAAAAATTTCTCCCAGATGTTAAAAATTTCAAATGTAGTTGCGGATCATTGAATCAAGTTTAGAGAAAGATTGCTCTAATATATCCTGTTGATGGATCTAACTATAGAAATACACACACGGTGGGAAGATAACTGAGGAATTTGCCTTATCAATGAATAATCAACCAACTTTTCAAATAATGTACATCATTCAACTGGGAAACCAGTATATAATACTCACGGGGGACATATGTATCTTTGATAAACAGACACTGAACATTGTTGATGATTCATGAGTAGATCAAGAAAGTCACATGAAACGACTGACATTCAAGTTGCTGATCCAGGATCGGTCTACACGTCTTCATTACAAATTACCAGAAGCTTATGTAACATTAATATGTCATGCAATCAACTCTTCTAAAATCTTTTTAACCCAAAAAACCTTCTAAAATCTTAAGAAACTAATGAAGTTCTAGATTTATCTAATTATAATGTCTTAGAAAGCATACGCAGCAATAATTTTGCTGCAATAGTATAAGCAATCTAAAGAGTCTGATCACATCACAACAAGTACCAACAAATTGCATTTGTTAAATAGACGAAACTAATGTAGAATTCTTTAGCTACATATAAGTTATGAGTAATGACCAGAACCAAACTCTGCAAATTTAACACAAGTTAAAGAAATCCATTAAGAAAAGGGTAAATGTTGTTAACGACTCAAACGGATGTCTAAACACTCATAAAATTGCCGGTAATACAAAACAAGGAAGATTCGACTGTCATCTTTACAGGTAAGATCGATATATTATTAGTACATGGGTGCACATATGTTTTTCTGAGTACTCTTCTCAACTAAGCATCTGCATAGAGCCCACCATATGAGCTGCAGGCTGGCAAGTTCGGGCCAAAGCTGAATAATTCATATTCATCTCAGCAGTCCCTGGATATCCGACATTGCCCATTGGCCTATAGTTGGACACTGCCGCTCGTTCCAATGATTGCACTTGCTTTTTTAAGAACTTCATGTAATGAACTGCTTCATCTAGCATTGATGCTGTATCCATTTTTGTACCACCTGGAACAAGTCTCTGCAGAATTCTTATCTTTTCGCTTATTCGTTCCCTCCTTTGTCTTGCAGCTATGCTCTGTGGATCCTTAGAAATCTTCACATTTCTTCTCTGCGGCGGCTTCACTGATTCAGGGTCTATTTGAATAGGCTGCATTGCGGCCATGCGGAACATCATTTCCCTCATGGACTCCATGGAGTTCGTTTTCTGAATAATTGTTTCACTTGAATTATAGGATTGTGCTGGTACATGAAAATTTTGTGGCTGAACGGGGGAGTTTATGAATGGAGTATGGAAGGCTGCAGGTGTTGGTGTGGATTCATTGCTGCTGGAACTTCCTCCAGAGAATTCGATATCAGCATAATCATAAATTTCTTGGAAATTATTTTGCGAGTATTGGCTCGGAAGCTTATCAATATCATGCTGCATTATCAGTGTCATTATCTCCATTTGATCTTGTGCTGATGCTTTCCCAAAATCCATAAAATCAAGAACTACTAAGAGAAAAAAAAAATCTTAATAAGTTCTTAAGGAAGTTGATCAAAAAATGTTGTTTGGGTTTGGAAGAGGTGGACTAA from Apium graveolens cultivar Ventura chromosome 5, ASM990537v1, whole genome shotgun sequence includes the following:
- the LOC141662057 gene encoding uncharacterized protein LOC141662057 → MPGSRFKRIATLRNRYSERPVGLGELNSFYPSSSSSCSSVEMPPRVDPPQRVLAQTLVLGPGGTLSNPDGSWEDVDEYFVQCRVNPKPLSFYYRDLSEAYGGPDGLGGREPYNEDEMDRKFFTAPGTRYECGAVHREVQEKYTDAEVDGALRLAFNLDDAYQWRWPEEHERVYHRPEGGWVGIPLEHLRGMRLGLHQFTKSLCRDVYGIPFTQLAPNSVKWISWFLACCHAKSYLPTFKLFHHIFKIKRSTARPIYEFMFRIEDCGYPSDKMVLPVSMLTSLKGWHREFIFVRGGDLEFMPLHKLEIKTDRFPVQRLGQAALAMVYAFCGALGTQWTRDYFTSNENMHAAGCIPKLIPYPPNMSAQLKDLSAKLRRIGGMTSVDVGKKKVGEGDDAARKAAPSRPGRTTIVIDEPRSEDVQQGDVIRVPMPRKRKGVPASSGDKSGDVSEGPVSKKAAIDLAPDTPETLKALLASFTPDVRRRELFENYASTAERKKYRKEPLDDFLVGLQEDITAANSRVAGLVCITRSLQAKADAAEVYQTESERLSREIRELKEASAREAAAHKKILDEIRERQDRAEASVREMRAENQKLKDDLAARPTPEKVLAGFRGTPAYFEELNDKALEKIQICWNVASKYLGEEPHGTIDVFLEKYIEEETRLEQEKEAIRAMDSGVGTSSNVPSFYGSPLAEQPPIPEGNPEQPPSPPADSAAEA
- the LOC141661366 gene encoding transcription factor LATE FLOWERING-like, with protein sequence MDFGKASAQDQMEIMTLIMQHDIDKLPSQYSQNNFQEIYDYADIEFSGGSSSSNESTPTPAAFHTPFINSPVQPQNFHVPAQSYNSSETIIQKTNSMESMREMMFRMAAMQPIQIDPESVKPPQRRNVKISKDPQSIAARQRRERISEKIRILQRLVPGGTKMDTASMLDEAVHYMKFLKKQVQSLERAAVSNYRPMGNVGYPGTAEMNMNYSALARTCQPAAHMVGSMQMLS